TTGGCGGTATTGCGCCGCCAGGCCGCGTCTCTGCGGTCGCGGACCGTCGCGGCCGGATCGCAATGAGTCGTCGAAAACGAATTTACGGGAGTGAGTCATGCGCTATCTGATTTCGATTGTTCTTTTCTGCGTGTCGACCCTGACGGTGGCGGAGACGCCTGCCATCGGTGTTGAAACCAAGGCCTGGCTTGATTTGCAGACCAGCAACGATGCTGCGATCGGGGCACCCGAACCGCTTGCGGGCGAGGTTGCGAGCCGCGTCTATCAGCGCTATCTGGACAGTTTCGAGTACCCGATTCCCGAAACCTTCGACCGGGAGCGTTTTGTCGAGGACGGCGGCGGCAGCAACTGATCGCCGGGGATGTTGCTCGCGTCGCCGGAATCGGTGGGACGCGTTTGATGTCTGCGAATTGTCTCGGCACAGAGGTCCGGTGCCGGGTTAGACTCGGTTCATGTGGAAATGGGGGGAGTGGCTAAGGCGTCCTGAAATCGCAGCGCTGGGCTTGGGATTGGCCTGGCTGCTGGGCGCGTTGCTGATCGCCATCTCGATTTCCAGCCTCCGGCAGAGCGAGGCGCTGCAGGAACAGCTCGACCGCGAGCACGCGCTCAAGACTGCGCAGGCGGCCGTGGCCACGGTACTGGTCAGCGGCGGCGGCGTCGCCGAGCTTCAGGGCACGGTCACCCAGCTTCTGGGCGATGACGGCCTCGGGTTCAAGTCCGTATCGGTTCGCGCGCTCGGTGGAATCGAGCTGGCACGCGCCGGTGCCTACGACGAGCTGGCCCTGCCGCTGCTGTCCTCGCCGGTCAACGGCCGTTTCCGCGAATCCCTGTACGAAATGGCCGGGGATCGGGTCGAAGTGCCGGTCATGAGCGAGGGCCGTACCCTGGCCACGCTGGACCTGGTACTGGTCGAGCCGACGCGGCGCGTGGTGCACGACGAGGCGGTTGCCCGTCTGCGCTGGTTCGGCCTGATCGGTCTCGGCCTGAGTGCGCCACTGTTGCTGCTCCTGTTTCTGCTGTTGCGACGTGGCGCCATCATGGAACCACGCTGGGCGCATCGTCTGCGCACCGCCGTACGTGACAGTCCGCCGGCTTCCGACGATACGGTGCAGCAGCTGCCGGGCGAGATCGATTCGCTGTCTCAGCTGGCCTACGCCATGATCTCCGTGACCCGCGATGCGCGGGTACGCGACATGAACCCGCTGGCGGCCCAGATGACGGGCTGGGGGCAGGCCGATGCGGTCGGCCGCCTGATCTACTCGGTGTTCCATCCCCTGGGGCCGGACGATGAACCCCTGGTCACGCCGGTGGAACGGGCGCTGCGTGACAAGGCGCCGGCGCCGCCCGAGGAATGCCGGCTGCGTGCGCGAGACGGCGTGGTTCGCCATATCGAAACCATGGCCACGTTGACGCGCGACGAGGGTGGTGGCGTCGACGGCGCGGTACTGATGTTCCGCGACATCGGCGCGCGCCAGAAGGCGCTCGAGGACATTCGCCGCCAGTCGCGTCTGACGCACGGCATCATCGACCATCTGGTCGAGGGCGTGCTCACCGCCGATGCCGCTGGCGTGATCCGCTTCGCCAATCTCAGGGCGATGCGCATGTTCGGTTACACCCGTGACGAACTCGCCGGCGCGACCATGACCAAGTTGATGCCGGTGCCGTTTCTGAATACGCCGGGTATCAAGCTGGGCGACTACCAGTCGTCGGCGCAGCGCAGCAAGCTGCCGCGCGTGGTCGGCTGGCGCAAGGACGCCACGACGTTTCCGGTCGAACTGCTGGTGGAGCCGATGGTGCTGCCGGGCGAGGGTAGCCGTGAGGATGGTCACGTCATCATCGTTCGCGACATCACCGACCGCCTCAAGAGCGACAACCTCAGTCTGCGTCTCGGCCGCCTGCTCGACAGTGCGGCCGAGGAGGTCTACGTTTTCGACGCGCAGTCGCTCTATCTGCTGGACGTGAACAAGAGCGCGCGGCGCAATCTCGGTTTCCGCATCGAGCAGCTGTCGCGGATGACGCCATTGCAACTCGCGCCCGACATGGATCCGGAAGCCTTCTACGGGCATCTCAGCCGGTTGCGCGGGCTCCAGGACGAACACGTGGTGTATCGCACCGCGCATCAGCGCATCGATGGCAGCAGCTATCCGGTCGAAGTCCGTCTGAGCTATTCGCGGGACGAGGAACCGCCGGTCTACATGGCTTTGGTGTCCGACATCACCGAGCGCCAGGCGGCCGAGGAACGCCTGCAGCACCTGGCGCACAACGACGTGCTGACCGGGCTGCCGAACCGGTCGGTGTTGCATGATCGACTCGAACAGGCGGTGTTGCTGACGCAGCGCTCACGCCGGCTGCTCGGCGTGATGTTCATCGACCTCGACCGCTTCAAGGCGATCAACGACAACTACGGCCACGAGGCCGGCGACCATGTGTTGCAGATGGTCGCCGATCGTCTGCGCAGCAGCGTGCGCAGTTCCGATACGGTCGCCAGGTTGGCGGGCGACGAGTTCGTGGTGCTGATGCCCGGCCTCAACGATGTGGGCAACGCCGAAGTGCTGGCGCAGAAGATGGTCGAAGCCTTCCGTCGCCCGATGAGCGTCGACGGCTATACGCTGGTGATCACCGTCAGCATCGGCATGACGGTCTATCCGGCCGATGATGCGGATGCCGAAACGCTGCTCAGACATGCGGACCAGGCGATGTTCGAGGCCAAGAAGGCGGGCCGTGCCGGCTACAAGATGTTTGCCGCCGACACCAGTGCGGAAACCGCGCGGCGCATCGTTCTGGAACGCGACCTCAATCACGCCGCGACCCTGGATCAGTTGCGTTTGCGCTACCAGCCGATTTACGCGGCGGCCCGCGACGAACTCGTGGCGATGCGGCTGTCCACCATCTGGCAGCACGGCGAATACGGAGAGATTGGCGAGGCCGAGACACTGCAGCTGGCGGCGCATATCGGCGAGATCGAGCGGCAACTGCTGTGGCAGCTGCAGCGGCACGGTCAGTTCTATTCGGCCTGCCGCGGCAATCGGCCGGTCGAGGTTCCGGTGATCATCGACATGCTCGACTGGCAGTTGCACGACGCCGGACTGTGCAGCCACATGCTGGACGTGATGCAGCGCTATGCAGTGCCGCCGATGTCTCTGATCGTCGGCTGCAGCGAGGTTGCCCTGGCCGATAACGCCGTCATGCCACAGCCCGGCTTCTCGCTGTTGCGTGGCGCTGGCGTCCGGTTCTGTGTCAACGAGGTCGGCAATGGCGCGAACGCGCTCAACACCCTGGGCAATCTGCCGGCCGATTTCGTGAGCCTCGCACCGGCTTGCATTGCCGGGCTGCCGGCCAACGAGAATGCGAGCGCGACGGCCAAGGCGGTGATGGCGATGGCGAAGCGTCACAACAAGCGGGTGATCGCCTCGGGGCTGACCCACCCCGCGCAACGCGACATGCTGGCTGCGCTCGGCGGCGCCTGGGTGGCCGGCCCGGTGCTGGGCGAACCGATTGCCGTCGACGACACCGAGCAGTTTCTGGCGCAGTTCAGCGTCGTCGGCGGCAGCCGTCAGTCGTCCAAATGAATCGCCAGCACGTCGCAGCTGGCGCGGTGCAGCACGCCATCGTCGGTATAACTGAACAGCGCTGACAGGCCGTGGCGCGGATGATGACCGACCACGATCAGGTCGGCCTGCGTTTCTTGCTGGGCGCGCAGGATTTCCGGGGTGATCGAGCCGATCACCACGCGCAGGAAGCTGCGATCGAGATCGTTGCGGTCGCACCATTCGCCGATACGCGTCTCGGCGAACCCGGCTCGCTCGCTGCACAGGTCGATCGGCGTTGCCAGCAGTGCGTCGCCGGCCGGATCGATCGGAAGATACTCCACCACGTGTATCAGGCTCAGTGAGGCACCGAAGCCGCGTGCCAGATCGCGCGCCTTGACCAGCATCTTCTCGCCTTCGTCATGCGTTTCGATGGCGGCCAGCAGATGTTTGTAGATCATGTCTTCCTCCGCGCGGTGTCGGGTGCACCGCAAGCTCGCTTATTGTGCCCCAGGCTCGGGCTTCTGCGCCGGTCCAGTGTCTGCCACGAGCTGGCAGCTCAGCGCGCCGAATTCGGCGGCCGAAAGGCGTTCCGCCCGCAAGCCGGGATCGATGTTCGCGGCCCGAATCTGCTCGCTGTCCAGCAGCCCCTTGAGTGCATTGGACAGCGTCTTGCGCCGTTGCCCGAAAGCGGCCGTGACGATACGGTCGTAGGCACCGAAATCCGGGATCGGAAACGGGGCGGGGCGCGGCCGCAGCCGCACGATGGCCGAATACACCTTGGGCGCCGGATGGAAGGCGCCGGGGCTGACACGGAACAGCGAGACGCACTCGGCGCGCGCCGCAAGACTGACCGTGAGCCGCCCATAGTCGCCTCCGCCGGGCTTGGCCACCATGCGGTCGACGACTTCCTTTTGCAGCATGAAGTGCATGTCGCGGATGTGGTCGGCGAACTGCAGCAGGTGAAACAGCAGCGGTGTGGAAATGTTGTACGGCAGGTTGCCGACCACGCGCAGCGGCTGTCCCGGCGCCAGAGACGGAAAATCGACCTTGAGCGCGTCACACTGATGCACCACCAGACCGGGATGATTCCCGCAGTAGGCCTGCAGGAACGGAATCAGGTCGCGATCGAGTTCGATGACCTGTAGCTTTTCGCCGGCCGCCAGCAGCGGCCTGGTCAGCGCGCCGCGGCCCGGGCCGATTTCGATCAGCGCCTGCCCCGGCTTGGGCGATATCGCATGAATGATGCGCGCGATGATGTTCTGGTCATGCAGAAAGTTCTGGCCGAAACGCTTTTTCGCGAGCGGCGGCCGCGTGTCGGGTTCAATCACGGCGGCCCCCCTGCCTCCGGCTCAGGCGAATCGCAAGCGCGATCGCGGCCTCGAAACTGCCGCTGTCGGCGTGGCCGCTGCCGGCGAGATCCAGCGCGGTTCCGTGGTCTACCGAGGTTCTCAGGATCGGCAGGCCCAGGCTCAGGTTGACGGCACGACCGAAGCCGGCGTACTTGAGCACGGTCAGGCCCTGATCGTGATACATCGCCAGTACGGCGTCGGCATCATGCAGCATATGCGGCGTGAACAGGGTGTCGGCGGGAAATGGTCCCTGGAGATCCAGGCCTTCGAGCCGCAGTTGCTCAAGCGCCGGGACGATCGTATCGATTTCCTCGCGGCCGAGGTGTCCGGACTCGCCGGCATGCGGATTGAGGCCGCTGACCAGGACGCGCGGCGCGCGAATGCCGAACTTGCGCTTCAGGTCCCGGTCGAGAATGCGCGCGACCGCCGACAGTCGTTGCCGTGTGATCGCGTCCGGCACCTCGCGCAGCGGCAGATGCGTGGTCGCCAGGGCGACGCGCAGCTCATGGCCGTCGGCCAGTGGTGCGATCAGCATCATCACCGGTAGCGGCGAGCCGCAGAGTTCCGCCAGAAATTCCGTGTGTCCGGTGAAGCGGATGCCGGCATCGTTGATGATGCCCTTGTGCACCGGTGCGGTGACGATGGCGTCGCCGCGCCCGTCGAGACAGGCGCGGCCTGCCTGGCGCAGCGTGTCGAGCACGTAGGTGGCATTGGCGGGGTCGAGCTGCCCGGCCCGGACCGGGGCGTTCAGACTGAGCGGCCAGACGCACAAGGTTCCCGGGCGATGCGGCGCTGCGTCATCCGGCGTATCCACGACGTGGATGCGCAGTGTCTGGCCGGTTTGTTCGGCGCGTGCCGCGATCAGCGCCGGATCGGCGATCGCCACCAGCCGCGCCGGCCATTCCTGCTGCGCGACCGAAACCGCCAGATCCGGTCCTATGCCGGCGGGCTCGCCCGGCGTGAGCAGCAGGCGCGGAACGAGGCCGGCAGTCATTGTCCGAGTGGCGTCAGCCGCCGGGCGCGGTGGCGCTCACCGAACCATCGGCCAGTCGGTATTCGACGTAGGCTTCGTCGCGCAGGCGGCGCAGCCAGACATCGTATTCCTCGGCCATGCGCCGGTTGACGATGGCCTGGCGTGCACGCGCACGCTGGGACTCCTCGGTTACATCGCGACTGCGGCGATCCAGAACCTTGGCGACATGCCAGCCGAACTGGGTACGGAACGGCTGCGAAATCTCGCCCGGCTGGAGTTGATCGATGCGGATCTGGAATTCCGGTGCGAACACGCCCGGAGGCTGCCAGCCCAGCTCGCCGCCCGAGTTCTTGGACCCCGGATCGTCCGAGTACTGGCGCGCGAGGTCGGCCAGGTCTTCGCCGCCCTGCAGGCGGTCGTGGATTTCACGCGCCTGCAGCCGGGTCGTTTCCTCGTCGCGGATCGCGTTCGGCGTCAGCAGGATGTGCGCGGCCTTGGTCTCGGTGATGATGCGGCGCGGCTCGCCGCCACGCAGGCCGTTGAGCATCAGGATGTGGAAGCCCGAGGTGGCTTCCAGCACCGGACTGATCTCGCCTTCCGACAGTTTCCGGACGTTCTCGCTGAACAGCGTCGGCAGATCGCCGAGACGGCGCCAGTCGAGGTCGCCGCCCTGCAGCGCCTGCTGGCCGTCGGACTGTGCAATCGCGACCTGGGCGAAGTCTTCACCGTCGATGATGCGTTGGCGCAGCGCTTCTGCCTTGGCGCGGGCGGCGTCGCGTTCCTCGGCCGAGGCGCCATCCGGCACGGCGACGAGGATATGGCTCAGGCGGACCTCCTTGTCATCTTCCTTCTGGTTGGCCAGTTCGAAGGCGATGTCCTGCTCGGAGACGTTGATCCGGCTTTCGACCTCGCGGGCACGCAGGCGCTGGATCAGCACTTCGTCGCGAACCTGTTCGCGCACGGCGAGGTAGTCGCCGCCCTGTTCGCGGATCGACTGGGCGAACTCGGCCAGCGCCATCCCGTTCTGCTTGGCGATGTTGGTCAGCACTTCATTGAGTTCGCGGTCATCGACGCGAATTCCGATTTCGCGGGCGCGCTGGGTCTGGATGCGCGTCACGATCAGCCGTTCCAGAACCTGTTGGCGCAGGATGTCGATCGGCGGTGCGGCCAGGTCGCGACTCTTGATCTGTTCCTGGGCCGTATTCATGGCGATGTCGAGTTCGCTTTGCAGGACCACGCCGTCATTGACGACCGCGACGATGCGGTCCAGCGGCTGGGCGGCGGGCGCCAGGGCCGGGATCAGCACAAGCGCGAGGCACAGCAGGAGTTTTTTTGGTTTCATGGATTCGTGCGGTGTTTTCAGGATGCCGCTGATATCGATGGTGAATTCAGCCCGCAAGCCTAGCATGGGCTCCGAGCCCGTTAGCGCTGAAGGCTGCGGCCTCATTCGCGGTATTCGTTCTGTGAATCGAGCAGATCCTGGAAGCCGGAGCCGATCGCGCCCAGGCCCTTGAGTTCGAGTTGCAGGTAGACGCCGCTGTCGTAGTCGCCACGCGTGCTGCTGATGTATCGCCGCCACGTCGCGCGGGCGGTCCAGCAGCAGGTCTCGTATTCAAAACCGGCCAGCGATTCGATGGTGCTGTTGTCGGCGAGTGAATAACGCCAGCGTCCGATTACATCCCAGCGCCCACCGACCGGAAAGGCGGCGAGTACGTCGGACTGTTCGAGGATGTCACGGCGATAGCGGTAGGCCGCCTCGAAGCGCCGTCCGTCGCGGCGGTACTTGAGTCCGGTGGCAAACCGGTTGAACTCGCTATCGCTCGGCGACCATTGCACCGTCGCGCTGGTCGACAGGTACTTCGAATACTTCACTTCCGCGGCCGCCAGCACATCGGTCGCGCCTTCGTCCGGCGGTTCGCTGTCGGGAAGCGATACCTGCGAAGGGTCGAAGCGCAGGATCTGGCCGAAGGTGGCCGAGATGCGTGCCAGTCCGCTGTCCGGATCGAGCAGCCGCGTGGTGACGGCACCGGTGATCTGGTTGGCGTCGCTGATGCGGTCGGTGCCCGAGAAGCGGTTGCGCGCGAACAGCTGCACGATGTCGAAATCCGGTTCACCGCTGTCGAACACCGGGAAGTCGTCCTGTTCGCGGTACGGGGCGTACAGGTACATCGCGCGCGGCTCCAGCGTCTGCAGCATGCCGCTGTCTGTGACACGATCGAAGCGCAGCCCCGATTCCGCCGAAAGGACCGGCAGGCTGCGTTGCAGATCGTTGTCCGTGCCGCCCGAGGTATTGCTCAGCTTGTATTCTGTGTGATGCAAATCCAGTTGTCCGGTGGCGTACCAGGCCGATTTGTCGACCACGGTGCGCAGGTAGGGCACGAGTGCAACGCGTTGCCCTTCGACGACGTCATCGCCATCAAAGTTCACGTATTCGCCAGAAAAACCGGCGCGGGTCGCCCACAGGCGACGTTGCGTGAGTGTGTCGAAGGTGATCTGGGGCAGTCGCCGGTACGGCTGCTCAGTGTTGATGACGGTCGGATCGAGAGTCTGGAAGTCCTGCACCGTCATCTTCACGGTGTAGGCGGCCGGCGCCTGGTAGGTCAGGTGCGCGCGTCGCTCCAGATGTGT
This genomic interval from Banduia mediterranea contains the following:
- a CDS encoding DUF3613 domain-containing protein, whose protein sequence is MRYLISIVLFCVSTLTVAETPAIGVETKAWLDLQTSNDAAIGAPEPLAGEVASRVYQRYLDSFEYPIPETFDRERFVEDGGGSN
- a CDS encoding sensor domain-containing protein; this translates as MGLAWLLGALLIAISISSLRQSEALQEQLDREHALKTAQAAVATVLVSGGGVAELQGTVTQLLGDDGLGFKSVSVRALGGIELARAGAYDELALPLLSSPVNGRFRESLYEMAGDRVEVPVMSEGRTLATLDLVLVEPTRRVVHDEAVARLRWFGLIGLGLSAPLLLLLFLLLRRGAIMEPRWAHRLRTAVRDSPPASDDTVQQLPGEIDSLSQLAYAMISVTRDARVRDMNPLAAQMTGWGQADAVGRLIYSVFHPLGPDDEPLVTPVERALRDKAPAPPEECRLRARDGVVRHIETMATLTRDEGGGVDGAVLMFRDIGARQKALEDIRRQSRLTHGIIDHLVEGVLTADAAGVIRFANLRAMRMFGYTRDELAGATMTKLMPVPFLNTPGIKLGDYQSSAQRSKLPRVVGWRKDATTFPVELLVEPMVLPGEGSREDGHVIIVRDITDRLKSDNLSLRLGRLLDSAAEEVYVFDAQSLYLLDVNKSARRNLGFRIEQLSRMTPLQLAPDMDPEAFYGHLSRLRGLQDEHVVYRTAHQRIDGSSYPVEVRLSYSRDEEPPVYMALVSDITERQAAEERLQHLAHNDVLTGLPNRSVLHDRLEQAVLLTQRSRRLLGVMFIDLDRFKAINDNYGHEAGDHVLQMVADRLRSSVRSSDTVARLAGDEFVVLMPGLNDVGNAEVLAQKMVEAFRRPMSVDGYTLVITVSIGMTVYPADDADAETLLRHADQAMFEAKKAGRAGYKMFAADTSAETARRIVLERDLNHAATLDQLRLRYQPIYAAARDELVAMRLSTIWQHGEYGEIGEAETLQLAAHIGEIERQLLWQLQRHGQFYSACRGNRPVEVPVIIDMLDWQLHDAGLCSHMLDVMQRYAVPPMSLIVGCSEVALADNAVMPQPGFSLLRGAGVRFCVNEVGNGANALNTLGNLPADFVSLAPACIAGLPANENASATAKAVMAMAKRHNKRVIASGLTHPAQRDMLAALGGAWVAGPVLGEPIAVDDTEQFLAQFSVVGGSRQSSK
- a CDS encoding universal stress protein — translated: MIYKHLLAAIETHDEGEKMLVKARDLARGFGASLSLIHVVEYLPIDPAGDALLATPIDLCSERAGFAETRIGEWCDRNDLDRSFLRVVIGSITPEILRAQQETQADLIVVGHHPRHGLSALFSYTDDGVLHRASCDVLAIHLDD
- the rsmA gene encoding 16S rRNA (adenine(1518)-N(6)/adenine(1519)-N(6))-dimethyltransferase RsmA, coding for MIEPDTRPPLAKKRFGQNFLHDQNIIARIIHAISPKPGQALIEIGPGRGALTRPLLAAGEKLQVIELDRDLIPFLQAYCGNHPGLVVHQCDALKVDFPSLAPGQPLRVVGNLPYNISTPLLFHLLQFADHIRDMHFMLQKEVVDRMVAKPGGGDYGRLTVSLAARAECVSLFRVSPGAFHPAPKVYSAIVRLRPRPAPFPIPDFGAYDRIVTAAFGQRRKTLSNALKGLLDSEQIRAANIDPGLRAERLSAAEFGALSCQLVADTGPAQKPEPGAQ
- the pdxA gene encoding 4-hydroxythreonine-4-phosphate dehydrogenase PdxA, with product MTAGLVPRLLLTPGEPAGIGPDLAVSVAQQEWPARLVAIADPALIAARAEQTGQTLRIHVVDTPDDAAPHRPGTLCVWPLSLNAPVRAGQLDPANATYVLDTLRQAGRACLDGRGDAIVTAPVHKGIINDAGIRFTGHTEFLAELCGSPLPVMMLIAPLADGHELRVALATTHLPLREVPDAITRQRLSAVARILDRDLKRKFGIRAPRVLVSGLNPHAGESGHLGREEIDTIVPALEQLRLEGLDLQGPFPADTLFTPHMLHDADAVLAMYHDQGLTVLKYAGFGRAVNLSLGLPILRTSVDHGTALDLAGSGHADSGSFEAAIALAIRLSRRQGGRRD
- a CDS encoding peptidylprolyl isomerase produces the protein MKPKKLLLCLALVLIPALAPAAQPLDRIVAVVNDGVVLQSELDIAMNTAQEQIKSRDLAAPPIDILRQQVLERLIVTRIQTQRAREIGIRVDDRELNEVLTNIAKQNGMALAEFAQSIREQGGDYLAVREQVRDEVLIQRLRAREVESRINVSEQDIAFELANQKEDDKEVRLSHILVAVPDGASAEERDAARAKAEALRQRIIDGEDFAQVAIAQSDGQQALQGGDLDWRRLGDLPTLFSENVRKLSEGEISPVLEATSGFHILMLNGLRGGEPRRIITETKAAHILLTPNAIRDEETTRLQAREIHDRLQGGEDLADLARQYSDDPGSKNSGGELGWQPPGVFAPEFQIRIDQLQPGEISQPFRTQFGWHVAKVLDRRSRDVTEESQRARARQAIVNRRMAEEYDVWLRRLRDEAYVEYRLADGSVSATAPGG
- a CDS encoding LPS-assembly protein LptD, with product MPPLESNGGSPEVTLTADKASLLRSGLSEFEGSVVVTQGDQRLSAESLSYEKADERVRVDAESLFQSKEMVVRSRTADLYLGRETGVFMDTEFTLIDSAARGNAERLELLGETRARLDAVEYTSCAPGHEDWVLKASRVHLDRDEGLGSARNARLHFAGVPILYLPYFQFPIDDRRRSGFLFPTLGESSKTGLDLRWPFYLNLAPNYDAQLIPRYMSKRGVQLGGELRYLLPGNYGRGEVYGEHLPDDDVAQRDRSFLEYEHGGLLSDRLALEANYAEVSDLEYFEDLGGRINLSALTHLERRAHLTYQAPAAYTVKMTVQDFQTLDPTVINTEQPYRRLPQITFDTLTQRRLWATRAGFSGEYVNFDGDDVVEGQRVALVPYLRTVVDKSAWYATGQLDLHHTEYKLSNTSGGTDNDLQRSLPVLSAESGLRFDRVTDSGMLQTLEPRAMYLYAPYREQDDFPVFDSGEPDFDIVQLFARNRFSGTDRISDANQITGAVTTRLLDPDSGLARISATFGQILRFDPSQVSLPDSEPPDEGATDVLAAAEVKYSKYLSTSATVQWSPSDSEFNRFATGLKYRRDGRRFEAAYRYRRDILEQSDVLAAFPVGGRWDVIGRWRYSLADNSTIESLAGFEYETCCWTARATWRRYISSTRGDYDSGVYLQLELKGLGAIGSGFQDLLDSQNEYRE